One part of the Dunckerocampus dactyliophorus isolate RoL2022-P2 chromosome 11, RoL_Ddac_1.1, whole genome shotgun sequence genome encodes these proteins:
- the LOC129189743 gene encoding protocadherin gamma-A12-like yields the protein MFMFLLHLVTTVGGQIRYSIPEEMKKGSIIGNVAQDLGLEVKRLISGRARILTEDNIQYTELKTDKGVLAVNERIDREQLCGDVTPCSFSFEVILENPLELHRIIVEVLDINDHAPVFASRDKTLIFQISESAVVGVRFPLQSAEDQDVGQNALQNYILSPNDNFILNQHANPDGSKYVEMVLQKPLDRERHPRLSLKLIAVDGGTPQRSGTVNIEINVLDVNDNEPKFNQSTYKATVMENTMKGTSIITVNATDADSGSNGLITYSLSKMKGSAADLFNIDENTGTIYVSGQIDYEKDKKFEVRVEAKDQGGLTGTSKIIFDVIDVNDNAPVINVKSFSNPLPEDSPPGTTIAILNIKDADSDRNGQITCRIDGKLPFKIEPSLTKYYNLISDQYFDRESVSEYNITITATDLGTPPLSSSTKLHLRISDINDNAPLFDKNSYSAYVSENNSPGISIYAVTARDADWNQNARISYLLEDTQISGSPVSTYVSLNSETGVLSAVRSFDYEQIKHVDLVIRAQDGGSPPLSSNVSVRILIQDQNDNAPQVLYPVQTGGSMLAEMVPRSADVGYLVTKVVAVDVDSGQNAWLSYKVHKATDRALFEVGLHNGEIRTVRQVTDKDAVKQRLTVLVEDNGQPSRSATVIVNVAVADSFPEVLSEFTDFSMHDKEYNDKLTFYLVLALAVVSFLFITCLLLIISVKVYRWRQSRILYHSSLPVIPYYPPRYSNTLGTGTLPHVYNYEVCRTTDSRKSDMKNMQALSQSLVSVDGADADTSHVTKQLSGNCSQMSTLVSHVSPFFLCF from the coding sequence ATGTTCATGTTCCTGCTTCATTTGGTTACCACGGTAGGTGGTCAGATTCGTTATTCTATCCCCGAGGAGATGAAGAAAGGCTCGATTATTGGTAATGTGGCACAAGATCTTGGTTTGGAAGTGAAAAGACTCATTTCTGGGCGGGCCCGTATTTTGACAGAAGACAACATCCAGTACACCGAGCTGAAAACAGACAAAGGGGTTCTAGCTGTCAATGAGAGAATAGACCGAGAGCAGCTTTGTGGAGATGTGACGCCATGTAGCTTCAGCTTTGAGGTCATTTTAGAAAACCCGTTAGAACTGCACAGAATCATTGTTGAGGTTTTAGATATAAATGATCATGCTCCCGTATTTGCAAGTAGAGATAAAACTCTCATATTTCAAATAAGCGAGTCTGCTGTCGTTGGAGTGCGCTTTCCCCTGCAGAGTGCAGAGGATCAAGATGTGGGGCAAAACGCATTGCAGAATTACATTTTGTCaccaaatgacaattttatacTGAATCAGCATGCAAATCCAGATGGCAGTAAATATGTTGAAATGGTGCTCCAGAAGCCTTTAGACAGAGAGCGACATCCCCGTTTGTCTTTAAAATTAATTGCAGTGGATGGAGGAACACCACAGAGATCTGGTACAGTGAACATAGAAATAAATGTGCTAGATGTAAATGACAACGAACCCAAATTTAACCAATCAACGTATAAGGCTACTGTTATGGAAAACACAATGAAAGGAACTAGTATAATTACTGTAAATGCTACAGATGCTGACAGTGGTTCTAATGGACTCATCACTTACAGTTTgtctaaaatgaaaggaagtgCAGCAGATCTATTTAATATTGATGAAAACACAGGTACAATTTATGTGTCTGGTCAAATAGACTATGAAAAGGACAAAAAGTTTGAAGTGAGGGTAGAAGCAAAGGATCAAGGTGGGCTGACTGGGACCAGTAAAATTATATTTGATGTAATTGACGTAAATGACAATGCTCCAGTAATTAATGTAAAGTCATTTTCAAATCCTTTGCCTGAAGATTCACCCCCTGGCACAACAATTGCAATTCTAAATATAAAAGATGCAGATTCTGACAGAAATGGACAAATAACATGTAGAATAGATGGAAAACTTCCCTTTAAAATTGAGCCATCTcttacaaaatattacaatttgatTTCTGATCAATACTTTGATCGAGAGTCTGTCTCGGAATATAACATAACAATTACAGCCACTGATCTCGGAACACCTCCTCTTTCTAGTTCAACAAAGTTGCATCTTAGAATCTCAGACATAAATGACAATGCACCATTATTTGATAAAAACAGTTATTCTGCTTATGTCTCAGAGAATAATTCTCCTGGTATTTCCATATATGCTGTCACTGCTAGAGATGCTGATTGGAATCAAAATGCGAGAATATCTTATCTTTTAGAGGACACACAGATAAGTGGCAGTCCAGTTTCTACTTATGTTTCCTTAAATTCAGAAACTGGTGTTCTCAGTGCAGTTCGATCATTTGATTACGAGCAAATTAAACATGTAGACTTGGTGATCAGAGCTCAGGATGGAGGCTCCCCTCCTCTCAGCAGCAACGTGAGTGTCCGCATCCTGATCCAAGACCAGAACGACAACGCCCCCCAGGTCCTGTACCCGGTCCAGACGGGTGGTTCAATGCTGGCTGAAATGGTGCCTCGTTCAGCAGATGTGGGCTATCTGGTGACTAAAGTGGTGGctgttgatgtggactctggACAGAACGCCTGGCTCTCCTATAAAGTGCACAAAGCCACAGACAGGGCGCTGTTTGAAGTGGGCCTACACAATGGAGAAATAAGAACTGTCCGCCAAGTCACTGATAAAGATGCTGTCAAGCAAAGACTGACTGTTCTAGTGGAGGACAACGGGCAGCCCTCTCGTTCAGCTACAGTCATTGTTAACGTGGCGGTGGCAGACAGCTTCCCTGAAGTGCTGTCAGAGTTCACTGACTTTAGCATGCATGACAAGGAGTACAATGACAAGCTGACTTTTTACTTAGTCTTGGCTTTGGCTGTGGtctccttcctcttcatcacCTGCTTGCTGCTTATCATATCAGTCAAAGTGTACAGGTGGAGACAGTCTCGCATCCTGTACCACTCCAGCCTCCCAGTCATTCCATATTATCCACCACGTTACTCAAACACTTTGGGGACAGGGACTCTCCCACATGTGTACAATTACGAGGTGTGCAGGACCACTGACTCCAGAAAAAGTGACATGAAGAATATGCAAGCCTTGAGTCAAAGTTTAGTGAGTGTGGATGGAGCTGATGCCGATACATCGCATGTGACAAAGCAGCTGTCAGGAAACTGTTCACAGATGTCAACTTTGGTGAGTCACGTTTCCCCATTCTTTCTCTGTTTTTGA
- the LOC129189689 gene encoding protocadherin beta-16-like yields MACMWISAVRGRWRTLFVILCFCELSPVTGQARYSIPEEQAEGSFVGNIARDLGLDVARLVAGKARIITKGGRQYVDLKRDKGTLVIKERIDREELCGKTTPCSFSFDIILENPIQLYRVTVEVTDINDNSPSFPQHEINLKIAESVAVGTRFSLENADDPDVGINEIQKYTIKPSDNFKLEVQNVLPGKNVIEMILQKPLDREKEETHTLMLIASDGGEPHRSGTVRIQITVLDANDNAPVCSQPVYKVDVRENSPAGTLITTVSANDADAGLYGDVTYSTRATRKADQLFDVNVKTGDIKIKGKLDFEKSKIYELNVHASDHGGYSDTCKVIVNIIDENDNVPTIELMSFSQSILEDSPPGTTVAVFNVNDEDSDGNGVVMCSINSDVPFKIESSLTGYYTIVTDNYLDRESVPEYNVTITVSDQGSPPLSTSKNINIKISDVNDSPPKFHQSEYSKTVPENNSPGFSVFTVSASDADWGQNARVSYFLEEKEINGVAVSSFVSVNSENGVIHAVRSFDYEQIKSFVFNVTARDAGSPPLSSVATVCVLIQDQNDNAPQVLYPVQTGGSVLAEMVPRSADVGYLVTKVVAVDVDSGQNAWLSYKVHKATDRALFEVGLHNGEIRTVRQVTDKDAVKQRLTVLVEDNGQPSRSATVIVNVAVADSFPEVLSEFTDFSMHDKEYNDKLTFYLVLALAVVSFLFITCLLLIISVKVYRWRQSRILYHSNLPVIPYYPPRYSDTLGTGTLQHVYNYEVCRTTDSRKGDMKNMQDMSQSLVSVDGADADTPHATNQLSGNCSQMSTLVRKCFSILLT; encoded by the coding sequence ATGGCTTGTATGTGGATAAGCGCTGTGAGAGGCCGATGGCGCACACTGTTTGTCATTCTTTGTTTCTGTGAGCTGAGCCCAGTGACTGGACAGGCTCGCTATTCCATACCGGAGGAGCAAGCAGAAGGCTCTTTTGTTGGAAACATTGCGAGAGATTTGGGCTTGGATGTGGCCAGACTAGTAGCAGGTAAAGCTCGTATTATCACGAAAGGAGGCCGTCAGTATGTTGATTTAAAGCGGGACAAAGGCACACTTGTTATTAAAGAGCGCATCGACCGAGAAGAGCTTTGTGGAAAGACGACGCCCTGCAGCTTCAGTTTCGACATCATTTTAGAAAATCCAATCCAGCTTTATCGTGTAACAGTGGAGGTCACAGACATTAATGACAACAGCCCCTCTTTCCCACAACAtgaaattaatttgaaaattgcTGAAAGTGTCGCAGTTGGAACTCGTTTTTCTCTCGAGAATGCAGATGACCCGGATGTTGGCATTAATGAAATTCAGAAATATACTATTAAACCTTCAGATAATTTTAAATTAGAAGTACAGAACGTATTAcctggaaaaaatgtcatagaaATGATTTTGCAGAAGCCTTTAGacagagagaaagaggagaCTCACACTCTCATGCTGATTGCTTCAGATGGCGGTGAGCCACATAGATCAGGGACGGTGAGAATTCAAATCACTGTGCTGGATGCAAACGATAACGCACCAGTGTGCAGCCAGCCTGTTTATAAGGTAGATGTTCGAGAAAATTCACCTGCAGGAACGTTGATCACTACTGTTAGTGCAAACGACGCTGATGCAGGCCTCTACGGTGACGTCACCTACTCCACTCGTGCCACCAGAAAGGCAGATCAGCTTTTTGATGTCAATGTTAAAACAGGAGATATTAAAATAAAAGGTAAATTAGATTTTGAAAAATCAAAGATTTATGAGTTAAACGTCCATGCAAGTGATCATGGAGGTTATTCAGATACATGTAAAGTCATTGTTAATATAATTGATGAGAATGACAATGTCCCTACAATAGAACTTATGTCATTTTCTCAATCCATATTAGAGGATTCTCCCCCAGGTACAACTGTAGCTGTTTTTAATGTGAATGATGAAGACTCTGATGGCAACGGTGTTGTCATGTGCTCCATTAACTCTGACGTCCCTTTCAAAATTGAGTCTTCATTAACAGGTTATTACACCATAGTGACAGACAACTACTTAGACAGAGAAAGTGTTCCTGAATATAATGTTACCATAACAGTGTCTGACCAAGGCTCTCCTCCTCTGTCTACTagtaaaaacatcaacattaaAATATCTGACGTGAATGACAGCCCACCCAAATTCCATCAGTCAGAATACAGTAAGACTGTACCAGAGAACAACTCTCCTGGTTTTTCAGTGTTTACTGTCAGTGCTAGTGATGCAGACTGGGGCCAGAATGCTCGAGTGTCTTACTTCCTGGAGGAGAAAGAGATTAATGGAGTAGCTGTGTCTTCCTTTGTCTCAGTCAATTCAGAAAATGGTGTCATCCACGCAGTCCGATCCTTTGATTATGAACAAATCAAGTCCTTTGTCTTTAATGTTACTGCCCGCGATGCTGGATCTCCTCCTCTGAGTTCTGTGGCCACGGTTTGCGTCTTGATCCAGGACCAGAACGACAACGCTCCTCAGGTGCTGTACCCGGTCCAGACAGGTGGTTCTGTGCTGGCTGAAATGGTTCCTCGCTCAGCAGATGTGGGCTATCTGGTGACTAAAGTGGTGGctgttgatgtggactctggACAGAACGCCTGGCTCTCCTATAAAGTGCACAAAGCCACAGACAGGGCGCTGTTTGAAGTGGGCCTACACAATGGAGAAATAAGAACTGTCCGCCAAGTCACTGATAAAGATGCTGTCAAGCAAAGACTGACTGTTCTAGTGGAGGACAACGGGCAGCCCTCTCGTTCAGCTACAGTCATTGTTAACGTGGCGGTGGCAGACAGCTTCCCTGAAGTGCTGTCAGAGTTCACTGACTTTAGCATGCATGACAAGGAGTACAATGACAAGCTGACTTTTTACTTAGTCTTGGCTTTGGCTGTGGTGTCCTTCCTCTTCATCACCTGCTTGCTGCTTATCATATCAGTCAAAGTGTACAGGTGGAGACAGTCTCGCATCCTGTACCACTCCAACCTCCCTGTCATTCCATATTATCCACCACGTTACTCAGACACTTTGGGGACAGGGACTCTCCAGCACGTGTACAATTACGAGGTGTGCAGGACCACTGACTCCAGAAAAGGTGACATGAAGAATATGCAAGACATGAGTCAAAGTTTAGTGAGTGTGGATGGAGCTGATGCTGATACGCCGCATGCGACCAACCAGCTGTCAGGAAACTGTTCACAGATGTCAACTTTG
- the LOC129189592 gene encoding protocadherin beta-11-like has protein sequence MVLQKPLDREKEETHTLMLIASDGGYYTIVTDNYLDRESVPEYNVTITVSDQGSPPLSTSKNINIKISDVNDSPPKFHQSEYSKTVPENNSPGFSVFTVSASDADWGQNARVSYFLEEKEINGVAVSSFVSVNSENGVIHAVRSFDYEQIKSFVFNVTARDAGSPPLSSVATVSILIQDQNDNAPQVLYPVQTGGSVLAEMVPRSADVGYLVTKVVAVDVDSGQNAWLSYKVHKATDRALFEVGLHNGEIRTVRQVTDKDAVKQRLTVLVEDNGQPSRSATVIVNVAVADSFPEVLSEFTDFSMHDKEYNDKLTFYLVLALAVVSFLFITCLLLIISVKVYRWRQSRILYHSNLPVIPYYPPRYSDTLGTGTLPHVYNYEVCRTTDSRKSDMKNMQDMSQSLVSVDGADADTPHVAKQLSGNCGQIRYSIPEEMKKGSIIGNVAQDLGLEVKRLISGRARILTEDNIQYTELKTDKGVLAVNERIDREQLCGDVTPYYEKDRKYEVRVEAKDQETGVLSAVRSFDYEQIKHVDLVIRAQDGGSPPLSSNVSVRILIQDQNDNTPQVLYPVQTGGSVLAEMVPRSADVGYLVTKVVAVDVDSGQNAWLSYKVHKATDRALFEVGLHNGEIRTVRQVTDKDAVKQRLTVLVEDNGQPSRSATVIVNVAVADSFPEVLSEFTDFSMHDKEYNDKLTFYLVLALAVVSFLFITCLLLIISVKVYRWRQSRILYHSNLPVIPYYPPRYSDTLGTGTLQHVYNYEVCRTTDSRKSDMKNMQALSQSLVSVDGADADTSHVTKQLSGNCSQMSTLWGLYHTFQW, from the exons ATGGTTTTACAGAAGCCCTTAGacagagagaaagaggagaCTCACACTCTCATGTTGATTGCTTCAGATGGCG GTTATTACACCATAGTGACAGACAACTACTTAGACAGAGAAAGTGTTCCTGAATATAATGTTACCATAACAGTGTCTGACCAAGGCTCTCCTCCTCTGTCTACTagtaaaaacatcaacattaaAATATCTGACGTGAATGACAGCCCACCCAAATTCCATCAGTCAGAATACAGTAAGACTGTACCAGAGAACAACTCTCCTGGTTTTTCAGTGTTTACTGTCAGTGCTAGTGATGCAGACTGGGGCCAGAATGCTCGAGTGTCTTACTTCCTGGAGGAGAAAGAGATTAATGGAGTAGCTGTGTCTTCCTTTGTCTCAGTCAATTCAGAGAACGGTGTCATCCACGCAGTCCGCTCCTTTGATTACGAACAAATCAAGTCCTTTGTCTTTAACGTTACTGCCCGTGATGCTGGATCTCCTCCTCTGAGTTCTGTGGCCACAGTTAGCATCTTGATCCAGGACCAGAACGACAACGCCCCTCAGGTGCTGTACCCGGTCCAGACAGGTGGTTCTGTGCTGGCTGAAATGGTGCCTCGTTCAGCAGATGTGGGCTATCTGGTGACTAAAGTGGTGGctgttgatgtggactctggACAGAACGCTTGGCTTTCCTATAAAGTGCACAAAGCCACAGACAGGGCGCTGTTTGAAGTGGGCCTACACAATGGAGAAATAAGAACTGTCCGCCAAGTCACTGATAAAGATGCTGTCAAGCAAAGACTGACTGTTCTAGTGGAGGACAACGGGCAGCCCTCTCGTTCAGCTACAGTCATTGTTAACGTGGCGGTGGCAGACAGCTTCCCTGAAGTGCTGTCAGAGTTCACTGACTTTAGCATGCATGACAAGGAGTACAATGACAAGCTGACTTTTTACTTAGTCTTGGCTTTGGCTGTGGTGTCCTTCCTCTTTATCACCTGCTTGCTGCTTATCATATCAGTCAAAGTGTACAGGTGGAGACAGTCTCGCATCCTGTACCACTCCAACCTCCCTGTCATTCCATATTATCCACCACGTTACTCAGACACTTTGGGGACAGGGACTCTCCCACACGTGTACAATTACGAGGTGTGCAGGACCACTGACTCCAGAAAAAGTGACATGAAGAACATGCAAGACATGAGTCAAAGTTTAGTGAGTGTGGATGGAGCTGATGCTGATACGCCGCATGTGGCCAAGCAGCTGTCAGGAAACT GTGGTCAGATTCGTTATTCTATCCCCGAGGAGATGAAGAAAGGCTCGATTATTGGTAATGTGGCACAAGATCTTGGTTTGGAAGTGAAAAGACTCATTTCTGGGCGGGCCCGTATTTTGACAGAAGACAACATCCAGTACACCGAGCTGAAAACAGACAAAGGGGTTCTAGCTGTCAATGAGAGAATAGACCGAGAGCAGCTTTGTGGAGATGTGACGCCAT ACTACGAAAAGGATCGAAAGTATGAAGTGAGGGTAGAAGCAAAGGATCAAG AAACTGGTGTTCTCAGTGCAGTTCGATCATTTGATTATGAGCAAATTAAACATGTAGACTTGGTGATCAGAGCTCAGGATGGAGGCTCCCCTCCTCTCAGCAGCAACGTTAGTGTTCGCATCCTGATCCAAGACCAGAATGACAACACCCCCCAGGTCCTGTACCCGGTCCAGACAGGTGGCTCGGTGCTGGCTGAAATGGTGCCTCGTTCAGCAGATGTGGGCTATCTGGTGACTAAAGTGGTGGctgttgatgtggactctggACAGAACGCCTGGCTCTCCTATAAAGTGCACAAAGCCACAGACAGGGCGCTGTTTGAAGTGGGCCTACACAATGGAGAAATAAGAACTGTCCGCCAAGTCACTGATAAAGATGCTGTCAAGCAAAGACTGACTGTTCTAGTGGAGGACAACGGGCAGCCCTCTCGTTCAGCTACAGTCATTGTTAACGTGGCGGTGGCAGACAGCTTCCCTGAAGTGCTGTCAGAGTTCACTGACTTTAGCATGCATGACAAGGAGTACAATGACAAGCTGACTTTTTACTTAGTCTTGGCTTTGGCTGTGGTGTCCTTCCTCTTCATCACCTGCTTGCTGCTTATCATATCAGTCAAAGTGTACAGGTGGAGACAGTCTCGGATCCTGTACCACTCCAACCTCCCAGTCATTCCATATTATCCACCACGTTACTCAGACACTTTGGGGACAGGGACTCTCCAACACGTGTACAATTACGAGGTGTGCAGGACCACTGACTCCAGAAAAAGTGACATGAAGAATATGCAAGCCTTGAGTCAAAGTTTAGTGAGTGTGGATGGAGCTGATGCTGATACATCGCATGTGACAAAGCAGCTGTCAGGAAACTGTTCACAGATGTCAACTTTG TGGGGATTGTACCACACCTTCCAATGGTGA
- the LOC129189704 gene encoding protocadherin gamma-A12-like has protein sequence MFVIRMDCMWISAVRGRWRTLFVILCFCELSSVTGQARYSIPEEQAEGSFVGNIARDLGLDVARLVAGKARIITKGGRQYVDLKRDKGTLVIKKRIDREELCGKTTPCSFSFDVILENPIHLYRVTVEVTDINDNSPSFPKPEINLKIVENAAVGTRFALANAADPDVGINDIQKYALKPSDNFKLEIQNQADGGRLIEMVLQKPLDREKEETHTLMLIASDGGEPHRSGTVRIHITVLDANDNAPVCSQPVYKVDVRENSPAGTLITTVSANDADAGLYGDVTYSTPHINKEAEQIFDVNVKTGEIKTTGKLDFEKSKSYQFNVQASDHGGFTDTCKVIVNIIDENDNVPTIQFMSFSQSIPEDSPPGTTVAVFNVDDEDSDGNGVVKCSINSDVPFKIESSLTGYYTIVTDNFLDRESVPEYNVTITVSDQGSPPLSTSKNINIKISDVNDSPPKFHQSEYSKTVPENNSPGFSVFTVSASDADWGQNARVSYFLEEKEINGVAVSSFVSLLPAMPDPLL, from the coding sequence atgtttgtcatcaGGATGGATTGTATGTGGATAAGCGCTGTCAGGGGCCGATGGCGCACACTGTTTGTCATTCTTTGTTTCTGTGAGCTGAGCTCAGTGACTGGACAGGCTCGGTATTCCATACCGGAGGAGCAGGCAGAAGGCTCATTTGTCGGAAACATTGCGAGGGATTTGGGTTTGGATGTGGCCAGACTAGTCGCAGGTAAAGCTCGTATAATTACGAAAGGAGGGCGGCAGTATGTTGATTTAAAACGAGACAAAGGCACACTTGTTATTAAGAAGCGCATCGACCGAGAAGAGCTTTGTGGAAAGACGACGCCCTGCAGCTTCAGTTTCGACGTCATTTTAGAAAATCCAATCCATCTTTATCGTGTAACAGTGGAGGTCACAGACATTAATGACAACAGTCCCTCCTTCCCAAAGCCtgaaattaatttgaaaattgtTGAAAATGCTGCAGTGGGGACTCGTTTTGCTCTCGCAAATGCAGCCGACCCCGATGTTGGCATTAATGATATTCAGAAATACGCACTGAAACCTTCAGATAATTTTAAATTAGAAATACAGAACCAAGCAGATGGAGGACGTTTAATAGAAATGGTTTTACAGAAGCCTTTAGacagagagaaagaggagaCTCACACTCTCATGTTGATTGCTTCAGATGGCGGTGAGCCACATAGATCAGGGACGGTCAGAATTCATATCACTGTGCTGGATGCAAACGATAACGCACCAGTGTGCAGCCAGCCTGTTTATAAGGTAGATGTTCGAGAAAATTCACCTGCAGGAACGTTGATCACTACTGTTAGTGCAAATGACGCTGATGCAGGCCTCTACGGTGACGTCACCTATTCCACTCCTCATATTAACAAAGAGGCGGAGCAGATTTTTGATGTAAATGTTAAAACAGGAGAAATTAAAACTACTGGTAAATTGGATTTTGAAAAGTCTAAAAGCTATCAGTTTAACGTCCAGGCTAGTGATCATGGAGGATTTACAGATACTTGTAAAGTAATTGTTAACATAATTGATGAGAATGACAATGTCCCGACAATACAATTTATGTCATTTTCTCAGTCCATACCTGAGGATTCTCCTCCAGGTACAACTGTAGCTGTTTTTAACGtagatgatgaagactctgatGGCAACGGTGTTGTCAAGTGCTCCATTAACTCTGACGTCCCTTTCAAAATTGAGTCTTCATTAACAGGTTATTACACCATAGTGACAGACAACTTCTTAGACAGAGAAAGTGTACCTGAATATAATGTTACCATAACAGTGTCTGACCAAGGCTCTCCTCCTTTATCTACTagtaaaaacatcaacattaaAATATCTGACGTGAATGACAGCCCACCCAAATTCCATCAGTCAGAATACAGTAAGACTGTACCAGAGAACAACTCTCCTGGTTTTTCAGTGTTTACTGTCAGTGCTAGTGATGCAGACTGGGGCCAGAATGCTCGAGTGTCTTACTTCCTGGAGGAGAAAGAGATTAATGGAGTAGCTGTGTCTTCCTTTGTCTCGTTACTGCCCGCGATGCCGGATCCCCTCCTCTGA